A genome region from Psychrobacter jeotgali includes the following:
- a CDS encoding sce7726 family protein, which produces MATDINQLRDFSTFFTRSEVLRLFKSDFESLNTKLHRYDLIEEKRGCTYLKVLKEAYKHIQKNYQNEYVLKNEFLNKCLVENVINKDSIVFNELRLGNSISDLAIFNGVSKAFEIKTILDKECRLSSQIETYKKIFNETYIIVPEQQVEKYLKFDDEVAVFSYDSNLNKFELIREPIRNEVIDIDTLMNVLHSKEYLSIVHNYFGTIPDLNSFNQFDICKKLISTISYQELNKIFLETMKNRKIHNSFFKKTNNEFNQVSLSLNLKEIERKNLIDKLKNNKVL; this is translated from the coding sequence ATGGCAACAGATATAAACCAATTAAGAGATTTTTCGACTTTTTTCACTAGAAGTGAAGTACTGCGTCTATTCAAAAGTGATTTTGAATCATTGAATACTAAACTACATCGTTATGATCTAATTGAGGAAAAACGTGGTTGTACTTATTTGAAAGTCTTAAAAGAAGCATATAAACATATTCAAAAGAATTATCAAAATGAATATGTATTAAAGAATGAATTTTTGAATAAGTGTTTAGTTGAGAATGTTATAAATAAAGATTCAATAGTCTTCAATGAATTAAGGCTTGGTAACTCAATTTCGGATCTAGCTATCTTTAATGGAGTTTCCAAGGCTTTTGAAATAAAAACCATATTAGATAAAGAATGTAGATTATCTAGTCAGATAGAAACTTATAAGAAAATATTTAACGAAACTTATATAATTGTACCAGAACAACAAGTTGAGAAGTATCTGAAATTTGATGATGAAGTGGCAGTTTTTTCTTATGATTCTAATCTCAATAAATTTGAGTTAATTAGAGAGCCTATAAGAAATGAAGTAATTGATATAGATACTTTAATGAATGTATTGCATTCAAAGGAATACTTAAGTATTGTTCATAACTATTTCGGAACAATTCCTGATTTAAATTCTTTTAATCAATTCGATATATGTAAAAAATTAATATCTACTATATCATATCAAGAATTAAATAAAATTTTTCTTGAAACCATGAAAAACAGAAAGATTCATAATTCTTTTTTTAAAAAAACTAACAACGAGTTTAATCAAGTGAGTCTTTCTTTAAATCTGAAAGAGATAGAGAGGAAGAATTTAATTGATAAGCTCAAAAACAATAAGGTTCTTTAA
- a CDS encoding valine--pyruvate transaminase gives MKFSKFGQKFIQPTGISQLMDDLGDALKSDKPVNMLGGGNPAKIEAVNELFLETYQALGEDNSSGETNSSAIISMANYSNPQGDAEFIDALVGFFNRHYDWKLTADNIALTNGSQNAFFYLFNLFGGAFSDDKLDESSQSVDKSILLPLAPEYIGYSDVHIDGQHFAAVLPHIDEVTHDGEAGFFKYRVDFEALENLPALKEGRIGAICCSRPTNPTGNVLTDEEMAHLAEIAKRYEVPLIIDNAYGMPFPNIIYSDVQLSWDDNTILCFSLSKIGLPGVRTGIIVAAPEVIEAVSAMNAVVNLSPTRFGASIATPLVNNDAIKQLSDNEIKPFYQQQAKTAVALLKNELGDYPLSIHKPEGAIFLWLWFKDLPITTLELYERLKEKGTLIVPSKYFFPGVDVDNYKHAHECIRMSIAADEDTLTKGIAVIGEVIRELYDKAK, from the coding sequence ATGAAATTCTCCAAGTTTGGTCAAAAGTTTATTCAGCCTACAGGCATCTCGCAATTGATGGATGATTTGGGCGATGCGCTCAAAAGCGATAAGCCGGTCAATATGCTGGGTGGTGGTAACCCTGCCAAGATTGAGGCGGTAAATGAGCTTTTTTTGGAGACCTATCAAGCGCTTGGCGAAGATAATAGCAGTGGTGAGACCAATAGTAGCGCTATTATTAGCATGGCGAATTACTCTAATCCGCAAGGTGATGCTGAGTTTATCGATGCTTTGGTCGGTTTCTTTAATCGTCATTATGATTGGAAGTTGACGGCGGACAATATTGCGCTGACCAATGGCTCGCAAAATGCGTTTTTCTATTTATTTAATCTGTTTGGCGGGGCCTTCAGTGATGATAAGCTTGATGAAAGCAGTCAATCAGTAGATAAGTCTATCTTGCTACCGCTCGCACCTGAATACATTGGCTATAGCGATGTGCACATCGATGGTCAACACTTTGCCGCAGTACTGCCGCATATTGATGAAGTTACTCATGATGGCGAGGCAGGATTCTTTAAATATCGCGTTGATTTTGAAGCATTAGAGAACTTGCCTGCGCTAAAGGAAGGCCGTATTGGGGCGATTTGTTGTTCGCGCCCGACCAATCCAACGGGCAATGTATTGACCGATGAAGAGATGGCGCATTTGGCGGAGATTGCTAAGCGTTACGAGGTACCGCTGATTATCGATAACGCTTATGGCATGCCTTTCCCTAATATTATTTATTCAGATGTACAACTGAGCTGGGATGACAATACCATTCTCTGCTTTAGCCTATCCAAAATCGGCTTGCCGGGGGTGCGTACGGGTATTATTGTTGCCGCTCCTGAAGTTATCGAAGCGGTCAGCGCGATGAATGCAGTGGTTAATCTCTCACCAACACGCTTTGGTGCATCTATTGCCACGCCACTGGTCAACAATGACGCTATCAAGCAGTTATCTGATAATGAGATAAAGCCGTTTTATCAGCAGCAAGCCAAAACCGCAGTTGCGCTACTTAAAAACGAGCTGGGCGATTATCCATTGTCTATTCATAAGCCAGAGGGCGCGATATTTTTGTGGTTATGGTTTAAGGATTTACCGATTACCACCCTTGAGCTGTACGAGCGTCTCAAAGAAAAAGGCACGCTTATTGTGCCAAGCAAATACTTCTTCCCTGGCGTTGATGTGGATAATTATAAGCATGCGCATGAGTGTATTCGTATGAGTATTGCTGCTGATGAAGACACGTTGACCAAAGGTATTGCGGTTATTGGTGAGGTAATTAGAGAGCTTTATGATAAAGCTAAGTAA
- a CDS encoding sce7725 family protein: MYFPYLRGRQFELIAIRDLALEDALGKITPIIEPVKESLNSLNLANKILFEAGIEPFLIMNPQVGETCGDIEHYLRYVEDLENSMYRHAFLYSDNANYILDCLNGYNLNHCMIIGLDSFTNEDEFSLLCQDERINHIVLLEPHRYRTLDRHIKRLNKNYIRLDDLFEKQQRNSDFLSIPEHKFSEEHLYYEEDNYQGFGDFTVLPREYVEGGSTPRAVVINITYINVEAENQIWIRHFTSDTNDSISNVQGKFAEATRKAIRFCNELPLSNSGIDELSGYLRDSKYPGLGTVKKITIKNHLLVIKSYLDR; this comes from the coding sequence ATGTATTTTCCATATTTGAGAGGACGACAGTTTGAACTAATTGCTATAAGAGACTTAGCTTTAGAAGATGCTTTAGGAAAAATAACTCCAATCATTGAGCCTGTTAAAGAAAGTTTGAATAGTCTTAATCTTGCGAATAAAATCCTTTTCGAAGCTGGAATAGAACCATTTCTTATTATGAACCCTCAAGTAGGAGAGACATGTGGAGATATTGAGCATTACTTAAGGTATGTAGAAGATCTTGAAAACTCAATGTATAGACATGCTTTCCTTTACTCAGACAACGCAAATTATATTTTAGATTGCTTAAATGGTTACAATTTAAACCATTGTATGATAATTGGTTTAGATAGTTTTACTAATGAAGATGAATTTAGTTTGCTTTGTCAAGATGAGCGTATTAATCATATAGTATTGTTAGAACCGCATAGATATAGAACTTTAGATAGACATATAAAGAGACTAAATAAAAATTATATAAGATTAGATGATTTATTCGAAAAACAACAAAGAAATTCAGACTTCTTGAGTATCCCAGAACATAAATTTTCTGAAGAGCATTTATATTATGAAGAAGATAATTATCAAGGATTTGGAGACTTTACTGTTTTACCTAGAGAGTATGTTGAAGGTGGAAGCACTCCTAGAGCTGTAGTAATTAATATTACGTACATAAATGTAGAAGCTGAAAATCAAATTTGGATTAGGCACTTTACTTCAGATACTAATGACTCTATCTCAAACGTTCAGGGGAAATTTGCTGAAGCGACAAGAAAAGCTATTCGCTTTTGTAATGAGTTACCTTTAAGTAATTCGGGTATTGATGAACTTAGTGGTTACTTGAGAGACTCTAAATACCCTGGTTTAGGTACAGTCAAGAAGATCACTATAAAAAATCATCTCCTAGTTATTAAAAGTTATTTAGATAGATAA
- a CDS encoding RES domain-containing protein, translating to MNICESCFGDKELKGFINSEGKVGTCNFCKSNINNVISLDELLDFFQELLNCFETKADGKSLASLIHGQWDLFVSNRVASDVLNVVINKLNLAFHNAEVQVDYSQEIQNNVNYWYKLKEQLKWERRYLSDIDYLINDLGWDGFFESQSQICEDDILYRARLHQSSGNECFNLNSMSCPPKEVTTSGRANPLGIPYLYLSNNEDTVLYEIRATYLDDVTVAKFSIKPNLNKKVLISDFTEIPTLYHPNEVDKRIKARLLKERISRDLSQPVRRYDSELDYIPTQFICEFIRLYTDVDGIKFRSSLHNTGINYVIFDQNIMTCIEVNKVQVSRVEISHRPIK from the coding sequence ATGAATATATGTGAAAGTTGTTTTGGAGATAAAGAGCTAAAAGGGTTCATAAACTCAGAAGGTAAAGTTGGAACATGTAATTTTTGCAAATCTAATATAAATAATGTTATTTCTTTAGATGAGTTACTAGACTTCTTTCAAGAGCTTCTAAACTGTTTCGAAACAAAAGCTGATGGGAAAAGTCTAGCAAGCTTGATACATGGTCAATGGGACTTATTCGTTAGCAATAGGGTTGCTAGTGATGTATTAAATGTAGTCATTAATAAACTTAATTTAGCTTTTCATAATGCAGAGGTTCAAGTAGATTATAGTCAAGAGATTCAAAATAATGTTAATTACTGGTATAAGTTGAAAGAGCAGCTGAAATGGGAAAGAAGGTACTTATCCGATATAGACTACTTGATAAATGATTTAGGTTGGGATGGTTTTTTTGAAAGTCAGTCTCAAATTTGCGAAGATGATATTTTATATAGAGCACGATTGCATCAAAGTAGTGGAAATGAATGTTTTAATTTGAACTCCATGTCTTGTCCGCCAAAAGAGGTAACTACATCTGGAAGGGCAAACCCTTTGGGTATTCCTTACTTATATTTATCTAATAACGAAGATACAGTATTGTATGAAATTAGAGCTACATATCTAGACGATGTAACTGTTGCTAAGTTCTCTATTAAACCTAATTTAAATAAAAAGGTATTAATATCCGATTTTACTGAAATACCTACCCTATACCATCCAAATGAAGTTGATAAAAGAATTAAGGCAAGATTACTTAAAGAACGTATTAGTCGTGATTTATCTCAACCTGTTAGAAGGTATGATTCGGAATTAGACTATATACCTACTCAATTTATCTGTGAATTTATTCGATTATATACGGATGTTGATGGGATAAAATTTCGTAGCTCATTACACAATACAGGTATAAATTATGTTATTTTTGATCAAAACATCATGACATGTATAGAAGTTAATAAAGTACAGGTGTCGAGGGTAGAAATCAGTCATAGACCTATCAAGTAA
- a CDS encoding DUF4385 domain-containing protein, with product MREFDYDLDYKSLDLRKHPELYRIGRGEQGVLLVEPYKSEILPHWRFATPDIALESSETIYQMFLDYLANDDFVGADMARKFIQMGYTRARRYANHKGGKKYKGPVPDDKKGQSGAHGREELPRQVEDPIKAESARIFKQKWDLCRNNEDYLKMKAEHRARYKDVE from the coding sequence ATGAGAGAATTTGATTATGATTTAGACTATAAAAGTTTAGATTTGCGTAAGCATCCTGAGCTCTACCGAATTGGTCGTGGTGAGCAAGGCGTATTATTGGTTGAGCCTTATAAATCAGAGATTCTGCCGCATTGGCGCTTTGCTACCCCTGATATCGCTCTTGAAAGTAGCGAAACTATTTATCAAATGTTTTTAGATTATCTAGCAAATGATGATTTTGTTGGTGCCGATATGGCACGCAAATTTATCCAAATGGGCTATACTCGTGCAAGGCGCTACGCCAATCATAAAGGCGGCAAAAAATACAAAGGCCCCGTCCCTGACGATAAAAAAGGTCAAAGCGGCGCTCATGGGCGCGAAGAATTGCCTCGTCAAGTTGAAGACCCTATCAAAGCTGAATCGGCGCGTATTTTTAAACAAAAATGGGATCTATGTCGTAACAATGAAGACTACCTAAAAATGAAAGCCGAGCATCGCGCACGTTATAAAGACGTAGAATAA
- the hisH gene encoding imidazole glycerol phosphate synthase subunit HisH, with translation MSKATKVALLDYGMGNLHSVSKALSNVGADVIITNDPKVVAAADKIVFPGVGGMRDCMIGMHEAGIDDVVRDAIFNKPVMAICVGMQALFEQSAENGGTACLGILKGSVEAFDPTWKDQQGAAIKIPHMGWNTINSMDLEHPLWHGIEDNAHFYFVHSYYCDPANSSQVAAVCDYGQPFCASIIKDNLFATQFHPEKSHTAGLQLLKNFVAWDV, from the coding sequence ATGAGTAAAGCCACTAAAGTAGCTCTACTAGATTATGGCATGGGTAATTTGCACTCGGTCAGCAAGGCACTATCGAACGTCGGCGCAGATGTGATCATCACTAACGACCCTAAAGTGGTCGCCGCCGCCGATAAGATCGTCTTCCCCGGCGTCGGCGGCATGCGTGATTGTATGATCGGCATGCACGAGGCGGGCATCGATGATGTCGTACGTGATGCTATCTTTAACAAGCCGGTAATGGCGATTTGCGTGGGTATGCAAGCTTTGTTTGAGCAATCCGCTGAAAATGGTGGCACCGCTTGTTTGGGCATCCTAAAGGGCAGCGTAGAAGCCTTTGATCCGACCTGGAAAGACCAGCAGGGCGCGGCGATTAAAATACCGCACATGGGCTGGAACACCATTAATAGTATGGATCTTGAGCATCCACTATGGCACGGTATTGAAGATAATGCGCACTTTTACTTTGTGCACAGCTACTACTGTGATCCTGCGAATAGCTCACAAGTCGCTGCTGTTTGTGATTATGGTCAGCCGTTTTGTGCCAGTATTATTAAAGATAATTTGTTCGCCACCCAGTTCCATCCCGAAAAAAGTCATACTGCAGGTTTGCAGTTATTGAAGAATTTTGTAGCTTGGGATGTGTAA
- a CDS encoding phosphoglycolate phosphatase yields MQKQLLIFDFDGTLIDSVPDLATATNTMLKQLGKPTYSLDTIKGWVGNGSRLLVERALVGKTEVPTEALTKTEADYAEQLFLEAYNNIKDSKTVAYPDVDNGLKKLYDAGFTLALVTNKPIRFVPKILQSFGWQDLFAEVLGGDSLPTKKPDPAPLLHVCDVLGVMQDKAVMIGDSKNDILAGQNAKMDTIGLSYGYNYGQDIRDFQPTKAFDSFAELVDYLLT; encoded by the coding sequence ATGCAAAAACAACTTTTGATTTTTGATTTTGATGGTACTTTAATCGATAGCGTACCCGATTTGGCTACCGCTACTAATACTATGCTAAAACAGCTTGGGAAGCCGACTTACTCCCTAGATACTATAAAAGGCTGGGTCGGTAATGGCTCACGGCTACTGGTAGAGCGCGCTTTGGTAGGGAAGACAGAAGTGCCAACAGAGGCGTTAACTAAAACAGAAGCTGATTACGCTGAGCAGCTATTTCTTGAAGCTTATAACAATATTAAAGATAGCAAAACGGTAGCCTATCCAGATGTCGATAATGGACTGAAAAAGCTATACGACGCTGGCTTTACCTTAGCGTTAGTGACCAATAAACCTATTCGTTTTGTGCCCAAAATCCTGCAATCATTTGGCTGGCAAGATTTATTTGCAGAAGTGCTAGGCGGTGATAGCTTACCTACCAAAAAACCTGATCCGGCGCCGCTACTCCATGTTTGTGACGTGCTAGGCGTCATGCAAGATAAAGCAGTGATGATCGGCGACTCCAAAAATGATATCTTAGCGGGTCAAAATGCCAAGATGGACACTATCGGACTGTCTTACGGCTATAACTATGGACAAGATATTCGCGACTTTCAGCCAACCAAAGCCTTCGATAGCTTCGCTGAACTAGTCGATTATCTTTTAACCTGA
- a CDS encoding formate--tetrahydrofolate ligase yields MTVPSDITIAQNTILQPINTIAQQLGLSINHIEPYGHYKAKIDPNAVFAAPAKTKNSKLILVTAINPTPAGEGKTTVTIGLADALNRIHKQQNNGKKTTVAIREPSLGPVFGMKGGAAGGGYAQVLPMEDINLHFTGDLHAISAANNLLAALLDNHIYQGNALDIDPKQVFWRRAMDMNDRQLRNIIGGLGSRTDGVAREDGFDITVASEVMAIFCLATDLADLKQRLGNILVALNRDKQPVYARELNAHGAMAALLKEAIKPNLVQTIEGTPAIVHGGPFANIAHGCNSVIATRVAMHLSDYTLTEAGFGADLGAQKFCDIKCRLSGLTPDAAVIVATIRALKYNGGVPKEELTQENLSALEQGLPNLMKHIENMEDVYGLPVVVAINQFISDSDAEIELVRQACADKGVKVALTQVWEKGGAGGEALAHTLLELLDSPENQSSPFRLAYASDNSIADKICTIAQRIYGAGDIDISSLAQSKIRQLEALGLDRIPICIAKTQYSLSDDAKLLGRPTGFTIHVRDISISSGAGFIVVICGPIMKMPGLPKMPSAERIDVDAAGNITGLF; encoded by the coding sequence ATGACCGTCCCTAGCGATATTACTATTGCCCAAAATACTATTTTACAGCCTATCAACACTATTGCCCAACAGCTGGGTTTGTCGATAAATCATATAGAACCGTATGGACACTACAAAGCTAAAATAGATCCGAATGCGGTGTTTGCAGCACCTGCCAAAACCAAAAATAGTAAATTAATATTGGTCACCGCTATCAATCCTACTCCTGCTGGAGAAGGTAAAACCACAGTCACTATCGGCTTAGCTGATGCTTTAAACCGAATTCATAAGCAGCAGAATAATGGTAAAAAGACCACCGTTGCCATACGTGAGCCTTCCTTAGGTCCGGTATTTGGCATGAAAGGCGGCGCAGCCGGTGGCGGTTATGCGCAAGTGCTGCCAATGGAAGATATTAATCTACATTTTACTGGGGATCTGCATGCCATTAGCGCGGCTAACAACCTACTGGCAGCTCTGCTAGATAATCATATTTATCAAGGTAATGCGCTGGATATCGACCCCAAGCAGGTGTTTTGGCGGCGGGCAATGGATATGAATGATCGCCAACTGCGTAATATCATCGGCGGCTTAGGGAGTAGGACTGATGGGGTCGCTCGTGAAGATGGCTTTGATATCACCGTGGCTTCAGAGGTCATGGCGATCTTCTGTTTGGCGACCGATTTAGCTGATTTAAAACAGCGTTTGGGCAATATTTTGGTGGCGCTTAATAGAGATAAACAACCGGTTTATGCGCGTGAGCTTAATGCCCACGGCGCTATGGCTGCGCTGTTAAAAGAAGCTATTAAACCTAATTTGGTACAGACTATTGAGGGTACGCCCGCTATCGTACATGGCGGCCCGTTTGCCAATATCGCTCATGGCTGTAACTCGGTGATTGCTACCCGTGTGGCTATGCACTTGTCCGATTATACTTTGACCGAAGCGGGGTTTGGTGCCGATTTAGGGGCACAGAAGTTTTGTGATATTAAATGCCGATTATCAGGGTTAACCCCAGATGCTGCGGTTATCGTAGCGACTATTCGTGCGCTGAAATATAATGGCGGCGTTCCGAAAGAGGAGCTGACGCAAGAGAATTTATCAGCGCTGGAGCAAGGTTTGCCTAACCTGATGAAACATATTGAAAACATGGAGGACGTTTATGGTTTGCCAGTGGTCGTCGCTATCAATCAGTTTATTAGCGACAGCGACGCCGAGATTGAGCTGGTGCGTCAGGCCTGCGCTGATAAAGGGGTCAAGGTTGCGCTAACTCAAGTATGGGAAAAAGGCGGCGCTGGCGGTGAAGCATTGGCGCATACTTTGCTTGAATTACTCGATAGCCCAGAAAACCAGTCCAGCCCATTCCGCCTAGCTTACGCTAGTGATAATAGCATTGCTGACAAAATCTGCACGATAGCACAGCGTATTTATGGGGCTGGCGATATTGATATAAGTAGCCTTGCCCAATCTAAGATACGCCAGTTAGAAGCATTGGGTTTAGATAGAATACCCATTTGTATCGCCAAAACTCAGTATTCGCTCAGTGATGATGCCAAGCTACTGGGAAGACCTACTGGCTTTACCATTCATGTGCGCGATATCAGTATCTCGTCGGGTGCAGGGTTTATCGTGGTGATCTGCGGCCCTATTATGAAAATGCCGGGGTTGCCCAAGATGCCTTCAGCCGAGCGCATCGACGTGGATGCAGCGGGTAATATTACTGGGCTATTCTAG
- a CDS encoding DJ-1/PfpI family protein, producing MNIQDLIDKAKDTLDNAKDTLGLQPQETEAGVYIPSTSSLKIAAPNKTNYDHTEYDNPYTGNKKILMVCTEEQYMTMENGHKFDTGNHPVEMMLPLLHFKKAGFEVDVFTPTGDAVKVEQWAMPEDDDDVKQIYSDYESKLENPNSIAGFVANDMADSNDYAAIFIPGGHGAMLGLPEDKNLGALLRWGHENDLFTLAICHGPAALLAAHLESPDSSDKTDTAEGDFIFKGYKMVAFPTVMDKQMPKIGYLPGTMPWYFGEKLEDLGVTIDNKLASGQTHQDRKLISGDGPLAANDFGKLSVNELLKALN from the coding sequence ATGAACATTCAAGATCTAATAGACAAAGCTAAAGACACTTTAGACAACGCCAAAGATACCTTAGGTTTACAGCCGCAAGAAACCGAAGCCGGGGTTTATATTCCCTCGACATCTTCGCTAAAGATAGCAGCACCCAATAAAACCAACTATGACCACACCGAGTATGACAATCCGTATACGGGCAATAAAAAAATCCTGATGGTCTGCACCGAAGAGCAGTATATGACCATGGAGAATGGTCATAAGTTTGATACCGGTAATCATCCCGTTGAGATGATGCTGCCTTTATTGCACTTTAAAAAAGCGGGCTTCGAGGTAGATGTATTTACTCCAACAGGCGATGCTGTCAAAGTTGAGCAGTGGGCAATGCCAGAGGACGATGACGACGTTAAACAAATCTATAGCGATTATGAGTCCAAGCTTGAGAACCCAAATAGTATCGCAGGATTTGTCGCCAACGATATGGCAGATAGCAATGACTATGCAGCGATTTTTATCCCGGGTGGTCATGGTGCCATGCTAGGCTTACCTGAAGATAAAAATCTTGGCGCATTACTGCGTTGGGGTCATGAAAACGATTTATTTACTTTAGCGATTTGCCATGGTCCTGCAGCTTTATTGGCGGCTCATTTAGAAAGTCCTGATAGCTCTGATAAGACAGATACCGCTGAGGGTGATTTTATTTTTAAAGGCTACAAAATGGTCGCGTTCCCGACTGTTATGGATAAGCAAATGCCAAAAATCGGTTATCTGCCCGGAACGATGCCGTGGTACTTTGGCGAAAAGCTAGAAGATTTGGGCGTCACTATTGATAATAAACTGGCTTCAGGACAGACGCATCAAGATAGAAAGCTGATCTCAGGCGATGGACCTTTAGCGGCCAATGACTTTGGTAAGCTTAGTGTTAATGAATTACTGAAAGCACTTAATTAA
- the hisB gene encoding imidazoleglycerol-phosphate dehydratase HisB, giving the protein MSANQNQSDNQTLYGRPARTATVERNTAETQITCTVNLDGTGQGTVDTGVPFLDHMIDQIKRHGLFDLDIKCVGDTYIDDHHSVEDTGITLGQAFAKALGDKKGIRRYGHFYAPLDESLTRAVVDLSGRPGLHMDIPFSRSHVGTFDVDLFSEFFFGFVNHSWMTVHLDNLKGKNSHHQIESTFKAFARALRMACEYDERALNTLPSTKEAF; this is encoded by the coding sequence ATGAGCGCCAATCAAAACCAATCGGATAACCAAACTTTATACGGTCGCCCAGCACGTACTGCTACCGTTGAGCGTAACACCGCTGAGACTCAGATTACTTGTACCGTCAATCTAGATGGTACCGGTCAAGGCACGGTCGATACCGGCGTACCGTTTTTAGATCATATGATTGATCAAATCAAGCGTCACGGTTTATTTGACTTAGATATCAAATGTGTCGGCGATACCTATATTGACGATCACCATAGCGTTGAAGATACCGGTATTACTTTAGGCCAAGCTTTTGCCAAAGCTCTTGGAGATAAAAAAGGTATTCGTCGTTATGGGCATTTTTATGCGCCATTAGACGAGTCTCTTACGCGCGCCGTTGTCGACTTATCAGGTCGTCCGGGTCTACATATGGACATTCCTTTTAGCCGCTCGCATGTTGGCACTTTCGATGTCGATCTGTTCAGCGAGTTCTTTTTCGGTTTCGTTAATCACTCGTGGATGACGGTGCATTTGGATAACCTCAAAGGTAAAAACAGCCATCACCAAATCGAATCTACCTTTAAAGCCTTTGCTCGTGCGCTGCGTATGGCTTGCGAATATGATGAGCGGGCATTAAATACCTTGCCATCGACCAAAGAGGCGTTCTAG